In Curtobacterium sp. TC1, the following proteins share a genomic window:
- a CDS encoding glycosyltransferase family 9 protein encodes MTALETLPDADGRPELVVLRAIKLGDLLVAVPALRALRRAFPDHRITLATTAWLAPVVELVPAVDVHLAQHGLDHPIAVPAGTVDIAVNLHGAGPESSDLITALQPRRVIGHADPTRGYEGPEWRSDVHERDRWADLLTWHGVPADADDVSLARPAAPPVVADAAVVHVGAFHGARHWPTDRFADVVRGLRDRGADVVLTGGADDVVRARAVADAAGLAPGAVLAGSLELQDFAGVIAAARLVVTVDTGAAHLATAYGVPSVVLFGPAPPEAWGPPASGPHIVLTDASVRRGDVFAEDPDPAILAVGADDVLAAVDRLGVLAVTAQATDR; translated from the coding sequence GTGACCGCCCTCGAGACACTCCCCGACGCCGACGGACGCCCCGAACTCGTCGTCCTCCGCGCCATCAAGCTCGGCGACCTCCTGGTCGCCGTCCCCGCGCTCCGTGCCCTGCGACGGGCCTTCCCCGACCACCGGATCACCCTCGCCACGACCGCGTGGCTGGCTCCGGTCGTCGAGCTCGTCCCGGCGGTGGACGTCCACCTGGCGCAACACGGCCTCGACCACCCGATCGCCGTCCCCGCCGGCACGGTCGACATCGCGGTGAACCTGCACGGCGCCGGTCCGGAGTCGTCCGACCTGATCACCGCCCTCCAGCCCCGCCGGGTCATCGGGCACGCGGACCCCACCCGCGGCTACGAGGGCCCGGAGTGGCGGTCCGACGTGCACGAGCGCGACCGCTGGGCGGACCTGCTCACCTGGCACGGCGTACCCGCCGACGCCGACGACGTGTCCCTCGCCCGTCCGGCGGCCCCGCCCGTCGTCGCCGACGCCGCCGTCGTGCACGTGGGCGCCTTCCACGGGGCGCGGCACTGGCCGACGGACCGCTTCGCCGACGTGGTGCGTGGGCTGCGGGACCGCGGTGCCGACGTGGTCCTGACGGGAGGCGCGGACGACGTCGTCCGGGCTCGTGCCGTCGCGGACGCGGCCGGCCTGGCGCCGGGGGCGGTGCTGGCCGGCTCCCTGGAGTTGCAGGACTTCGCGGGGGTGATCGCCGCGGCGCGCCTCGTCGTGACCGTCGACACCGGTGCCGCGCACCTCGCGACCGCCTACGGCGTGCCGTCCGTGGTGCTGTTCGGGCCGGCGCCGCCGGAGGCGTGGGGACCCCCGGCATCCGGCCCGCACATCGTCCTCACGGACGCATCGGTCCGGCGCGGCGACGTCTTCGCCGAGGATCCCGATCCCGCCATCCTCGCCGTCGGGGCGGACGACGTGCTCGCCGCGGTGGACCGGCTCGGCGTCCTCGCGGTGACCGCACAGGCGACCGACCGGTAG
- a CDS encoding PRC-barrel domain-containing protein: MFEAANIRDWIGLPVVDEAEDKVGTLESIYYDTATSEPTFGALTTGLVGFHKLVFVPLVGATVAPKHLRVTFPKKLVKDAPSIATDGELDAATEPELYQHYGIEYRTGSGGERRLGRR; the protein is encoded by the coding sequence GTGTTCGAAGCCGCCAACATCCGTGACTGGATCGGCCTGCCGGTCGTCGACGAGGCCGAGGACAAGGTCGGGACGCTCGAGAGCATCTACTACGACACCGCCACGTCCGAACCGACGTTCGGTGCGCTCACGACCGGGCTCGTCGGCTTCCACAAGCTCGTGTTCGTCCCGCTCGTCGGGGCGACCGTCGCGCCGAAGCACCTGCGCGTGACGTTCCCGAAGAAGCTCGTGAAGGACGCGCCGTCCATCGCGACCGACGGCGAGCTCGACGCCGCGACCGAGCCCGAGCTCTACCAGCACTACGGCATCGAGTACCGCACGGGCAGCGGCGGCGAGCGCCGCCTCGGACGCCGCTGA
- a CDS encoding SGNH/GDSL hydrolase family protein: MAAGLGGSVGVPSASAAPMWPVPAPYSVTGDPAEWLDAIPPGSEYVALGDSYSAGYGLRDRTGLPTTACVQSARDYPHRLAAQFGLALTDVTCAGATSDDVTTGHQFNGVPPQIEALSDRTRLVTLTIGGNDADLFGTAASCLAISANGPVFSGRDAPSCESTLVRDGVDQLAVKIQSRVALGIADTLGAVQRAAPNAVVVFLGYPAIFPDAEDTPAKGCFRSALDLGTLAGSFPSDTYPFTDTDVEYLHGVQDELNEVSRSAADAAGVRFVDVFASTQDHSPCAASKRYVAGVTLTGSGDLRKIDLKAGALHPNERGVTYLTARMAAAIRALAG; the protein is encoded by the coding sequence GTGGCGGCGGGCCTCGGCGGGTCCGTCGGTGTGCCGTCCGCGTCGGCGGCGCCGATGTGGCCGGTGCCGGCGCCGTACTCCGTCACCGGCGACCCCGCCGAGTGGCTCGACGCGATCCCACCGGGCAGCGAGTACGTCGCGCTCGGCGACTCCTACTCGGCCGGGTACGGCCTGCGGGACCGCACCGGACTGCCCACCACCGCCTGCGTGCAGTCGGCGCGCGACTACCCGCACCGGCTCGCGGCGCAGTTCGGGCTCGCCCTGACCGACGTCACCTGCGCCGGCGCCACGAGCGACGACGTCACCACGGGCCACCAGTTCAACGGGGTCCCACCCCAGATCGAGGCGTTGTCCGACCGCACCCGGCTGGTGACCCTGACGATCGGCGGCAACGACGCCGACCTGTTCGGCACGGCCGCGTCCTGCCTGGCGATCTCCGCGAACGGCCCGGTGTTCTCGGGCCGCGACGCCCCCTCGTGCGAGAGCACCCTGGTGCGGGACGGCGTCGACCAGCTCGCCGTGAAGATCCAGTCGCGGGTGGCGCTCGGCATCGCGGACACCCTGGGCGCGGTGCAGCGGGCCGCCCCGAACGCCGTCGTCGTGTTCCTCGGGTACCCGGCGATCTTCCCCGACGCGGAGGACACCCCCGCGAAGGGCTGCTTCCGATCCGCGCTCGACCTCGGCACCCTGGCGGGCTCGTTCCCCTCGGACACCTACCCGTTCACGGACACCGACGTCGAGTACCTGCACGGCGTCCAGGACGAGCTCAACGAGGTCTCCCGTTCGGCTGCCGACGCTGCCGGGGTGCGGTTCGTCGACGTCTTCGCGAGCACCCAGGACCACTCACCGTGCGCGGCGTCGAAGCGCTACGTCGCCGGGGTCACCCTGACCGGCTCCGGTGACCTGCGGAAGATAGACCTGAAGGCGGGCGCCCTGCACCCGAACGAGCGCGGCGTCACCTACCTGACCGCGCGGATGGCCGCCGCGATCCGTGCCCTCGCCGGCTGA
- a CDS encoding universal stress protein, translating to MDERWTTVTLAADAAMPHDEALRWIAARVGTGIERLRIIGADHALEGRTAVADQLAEAARTALPGVAVEVHRHADPFAAALVEESDGGDLLVIGSFRHRRGSTAGGDPARVAERAAVPTVVVPEGPHPIDGDVVLAVEDPIDERAASVDAADGALSRRGHGSRRPSARSGR from the coding sequence ATGGACGAGCGATGGACGACGGTGACGTTGGCCGCCGACGCGGCGATGCCCCACGACGAGGCCCTGCGGTGGATCGCCGCGCGGGTCGGCACGGGCATCGAGCGGCTCAGGATCATCGGCGCCGACCACGCGCTGGAGGGCCGGACCGCGGTCGCCGACCAGCTCGCCGAGGCCGCGCGGACCGCGCTGCCCGGTGTGGCGGTCGAGGTGCACCGGCACGCCGACCCGTTCGCGGCCGCGCTCGTCGAGGAGTCGGACGGCGGCGACCTGCTCGTGATCGGGAGCTTCCGCCACCGGCGCGGGTCGACGGCCGGCGGGGACCCGGCGCGGGTCGCCGAGCGTGCGGCCGTCCCGACCGTGGTCGTGCCGGAGGGTCCGCACCCGATCGACGGCGACGTCGTGCTGGCGGTCGAGGACCCGATCGACGAGCGGGCCGCGTCGGTGGACGCGGCCGATGGTGCGCTCAGCCGGCGAGGGCACGGATCGCGGCGGCCATCCGCGCGGTCAGGTAGGTGA
- a CDS encoding NUDIX domain-containing protein has protein sequence MSAGLLLHRTGPTGPEVFVAHMGGPFWRNRPRAWSIPKGLVEPGEDPLATALREFGEEIGVPAPVTADAVADLGEFRQASGKRVRVFSASAPGFDVAAVRSNTVRLELPRGSGRFVDVPEVDDGRWVPVDEARELLVAGQVAALDALLVLLDRRA, from the coding sequence GTGAGCGCCGGACTGTTGCTGCACCGGACCGGTCCGACCGGGCCGGAGGTGTTCGTCGCGCACATGGGCGGGCCGTTCTGGCGGAACCGACCGCGAGCCTGGTCGATCCCGAAGGGGCTCGTCGAACCAGGGGAGGACCCACTCGCGACGGCGCTGCGCGAGTTCGGCGAGGAGATCGGCGTCCCCGCACCGGTGACCGCCGACGCGGTCGCGGACCTGGGCGAGTTCCGGCAGGCGTCCGGCAAGCGCGTGCGGGTGTTCTCGGCCTCGGCGCCGGGGTTCGACGTCGCCGCGGTGCGGAGCAACACCGTCCGGCTCGAGCTGCCGCGAGGCTCGGGGCGGTTCGTCGACGTGCCGGAGGTGGACGACGGGCGGTGGGTGCCGGTCGACGAGGCACGGGAACTGCTCGTCGCGGGCCAGGTCGCTGCACTGGACGCGCTGCTCGTGCTGCTCGACCGACGAGCCTGA
- a CDS encoding carboxypeptidase regulatory-like domain-containing protein: protein MRRWRAVTAGLTALALGAGLAIGGATSASAEPAGNWGTFTLSGASKAYTGTMTLPGFPATTFTSNSRQSTVISGASTWQSAGTPSGAVYGSSRAQTYMNQRPFADSPTTAGASTTTYTFDGATPGAQSWSFVLGDIDADQATISATVAGGGAATAEQLGYEGSYNSCSAAPAPGGWSCTPDPDGTTGQDEPTWDEATRTLTGNAAASDTAGASAWFTPTVSLTSLTITYQQRSGFPVYQTWFANRTAAINGTATLDGTPIPGATVTVTAPRGTVYTTTTDADGNYVFPQLPVIANYRVEVTPPAGADGPEQPQRVSLAVAGTPGGVDGVADFAFTSPPETVAVIGTVNDEEDHPAANVPVVIDVPGGDPIETTTNSDGVYTASDLPADTAVEVSVAGEPPVPITTGDAGAAPAEPEAIVAPPAVIATVTGVVSLDGTPVPAGVVVELLDENGAVVGSDTTDADGRYVFATVTGTYTVRTVVPAAGATGDTANTGIGALTGTSVTSDLPFTSAAESEVVTTDQPGTVVDTNGDPIADVEVVATPTEDDAGDPVTVSTDEDGAFDLTGLQPTTEYVITVDVDGATPATVVTPEDGAATPLAFVVDAAVTPAPSPSPSAPTPSTSPTAVPTVPAAGGSGNAPAAGSGDVGDGGPLAYTGADLKPGLIAAGVLVLLGAALLTYRAVRNRRRSHLQD from the coding sequence ATGCGGCGCTGGCGCGCGGTCACGGCGGGGCTCACCGCCCTCGCACTCGGAGCAGGACTCGCGATCGGCGGTGCGACGAGCGCCTCGGCGGAGCCCGCGGGCAACTGGGGCACGTTCACGCTGAGCGGCGCGTCGAAGGCGTACACCGGCACGATGACGTTGCCCGGGTTCCCCGCCACGACGTTCACCTCGAACTCGCGGCAGTCGACCGTCATCAGCGGGGCGTCCACGTGGCAGTCGGCAGGGACGCCGTCGGGTGCGGTCTACGGCTCGAGTCGGGCGCAGACGTACATGAACCAGCGGCCGTTCGCCGACTCGCCCACCACGGCCGGCGCGTCGACCACCACCTACACCTTCGACGGCGCGACGCCCGGCGCACAGAGCTGGTCGTTCGTCCTGGGCGACATCGACGCCGACCAGGCCACGATCTCGGCGACGGTGGCCGGTGGTGGCGCGGCGACCGCCGAGCAGCTCGGCTACGAGGGGTCCTACAACTCGTGCTCGGCGGCACCGGCGCCGGGCGGCTGGTCCTGCACGCCCGACCCCGACGGCACGACCGGCCAGGACGAGCCGACCTGGGACGAAGCGACCCGCACCCTGACCGGCAACGCCGCCGCGTCGGACACCGCGGGTGCCTCCGCCTGGTTCACCCCGACCGTCTCGCTGACCAGCCTGACGATCACGTACCAGCAGCGCAGCGGGTTCCCCGTCTACCAGACCTGGTTCGCCAACCGCACGGCGGCGATCAACGGCACCGCGACGCTCGACGGCACGCCGATCCCCGGTGCGACCGTCACCGTGACCGCGCCGCGCGGCACCGTGTACACGACGACCACCGACGCCGACGGCAACTACGTGTTCCCGCAGTTGCCGGTGATCGCGAACTACCGCGTCGAGGTCACGCCGCCGGCGGGCGCTGATGGTCCGGAGCAGCCGCAGCGGGTGTCGCTCGCCGTCGCCGGCACCCCAGGCGGCGTCGACGGGGTCGCCGACTTCGCGTTCACGTCGCCGCCGGAGACCGTCGCGGTCATCGGGACGGTGAACGACGAGGAGGACCACCCCGCGGCCAACGTGCCCGTCGTCATCGACGTCCCCGGGGGCGACCCGATCGAGACCACGACGAACAGCGACGGTGTGTACACCGCATCCGACCTGCCCGCGGACACCGCGGTGGAGGTCTCGGTGGCCGGCGAACCACCCGTGCCGATCACCACCGGTGACGCCGGTGCCGCACCGGCCGAACCCGAGGCGATCGTCGCCCCGCCCGCCGTGATCGCCACCGTGACCGGTGTCGTGTCGCTCGACGGGACACCCGTCCCGGCCGGCGTCGTCGTGGAACTCCTCGACGAGAACGGTGCCGTCGTCGGCTCGGACACCACCGACGCCGACGGCCGCTACGTCTTCGCCACGGTGACCGGCACCTACACGGTCCGCACGGTGGTCCCCGCCGCGGGTGCGACCGGCGACACCGCGAACACCGGCATCGGGGCGCTGACCGGCACCAGCGTGACGTCGGACCTGCCGTTCACGTCGGCCGCCGAGTCCGAGGTCGTCACGACCGACCAGCCCGGCACCGTGGTCGACACGAACGGTGACCCGATCGCCGACGTCGAGGTCGTCGCCACCCCGACCGAGGACGACGCCGGCGACCCCGTCACCGTCTCGACCGACGAGGACGGCGCGTTCGACCTGACCGGCCTCCAGCCGACGACCGAGTACGTGATCACGGTCGACGTCGACGGCGCCACCCCGGCGACCGTCGTCACGCCCGAGGACGGTGCCGCGACGCCGCTCGCCTTCGTGGTCGACGCCGCGGTCACCCCGGCACCGTCGCCGTCGCCCAGTGCTCCGACGCCGAGCACTTCGCCGACGGCGGTCCCGACCGTGCCCGCTGCCGGTGGTTCGGGCAACGCGCCGGCCGCTGGTTCGGGTGACGTCGGCGACGGTGGGCCGCTGGCCTACACCGGTGCGGACCTGAAGCCCGGGCTCATCGCGGCCGGGGTGCTCGTGCTGCTCGGTGCGGCGCTCCTGACCTACCGCGCGGTGCGCAACCGTCGCCGGAGCCACCTGCAGGACTGA